The following are encoded in a window of uncultured Sphaerochaeta sp. genomic DNA:
- a CDS encoding LacI family DNA-binding transcriptional regulator, protein MVTLKDIAEQVQKSVTTVSRALAGCSDVSPETIRLVQSTAAEMGYVPNSIAQRLQKKVTDTIGIVVPYSAKGYGEPFFSELLAGIGREASEQGLDLLVAYAKRENELSLYKKLINGRRVDGFVISRTLCHDERIDYLSSIDFPFASFGMVEGKQNFPFVEEDSDYAMACVVDHLAGKGHTRIACIAPPLSVMFSAVRLRAVRKHMEQIGLSLPQEMVCIGSFDQKDGYAQTHKLLDLPHPPTAIICFNDSIAFGAINAGKERGFSIGTDLAITGFDDVPMAELYRPPLTTVRQPIADIGSLVTKLLIKAIQEKHPTYRAKADGIENMQIILCPTLIIRESS, encoded by the coding sequence ATGGTGACTTTGAAAGATATTGCAGAACAGGTACAGAAATCGGTGACTACTGTATCCCGTGCACTGGCAGGATGTTCCGATGTAAGTCCTGAAACAATACGTCTGGTACAATCAACCGCCGCAGAAATGGGGTATGTTCCCAACAGTATAGCCCAACGGTTACAGAAAAAGGTAACCGATACCATTGGCATTGTGGTTCCATATTCTGCCAAGGGCTATGGAGAACCATTCTTTAGTGAATTGCTCGCGGGTATCGGCAGGGAAGCATCGGAGCAAGGATTGGACTTGCTTGTCGCCTACGCGAAAAGAGAAAATGAACTCTCTCTCTACAAAAAACTGATAAATGGGCGAAGGGTTGATGGATTTGTCATCAGCAGAACCCTCTGCCACGATGAGAGGATAGACTACCTCTCATCCATCGATTTCCCGTTTGCTTCCTTCGGTATGGTTGAAGGTAAACAGAACTTTCCCTTTGTTGAGGAGGACAGTGATTATGCAATGGCCTGTGTAGTGGACCACCTTGCAGGTAAAGGCCATACAAGAATTGCTTGTATTGCACCCCCTCTCTCGGTTATGTTCTCAGCCGTTCGCCTGAGGGCTGTTAGAAAACACATGGAACAAATAGGTCTTTCCCTTCCGCAAGAGATGGTATGCATCGGCAGTTTCGACCAAAAGGATGGTTATGCACAGACGCACAAGCTTTTGGACCTTCCTCATCCCCCAACTGCCATTATATGTTTCAATGACAGTATTGCATTCGGTGCCATCAACGCAGGAAAGGAGCGAGGATTCTCTATAGGGACAGATCTTGCCATTACCGGATTCGACGATGTACCCATGGCCGAATTGTACCGCCCTCCCCTTACCACTGTCCGCCAGCCTATAGCAGATATCGGTTCGTTGGTCACCAAGTTGTTGATCAAAGCCATACAGGAGAAACACCCAACGTATAGAGCAAAAGCTGATGGCATAGAGAACATGCAAATCATACTATGCCCAACACTTATTATCAGAGAGTCATCATGA
- a CDS encoding [Fe-Fe] hydrogenase large subunit C-terminal domain-containing protein — protein sequence MSDQMFHHAIRVITSSCKGCTHCMKRCPTQAIRIKHGKAEINGDLCIDCGQCMAVCPNDAIKVEQDPFNQLDDYLVRVAIIPAIFFAQFPDSITLGEILGALYAIGFTHIYLAETGVDILDVLNAEEKAPELPLISNFCPAVQRLIQIRFPLLVDNLSRLRPPAQVTAIFARSELSSISPDLGIFYFTPCAAKIAQFNTEGSEENRLFDGIINIDTAYNLVSTYLAKHDQVQEGSLTFALCTKQALLWSLVKGQIPSHEGRTLAVDEMHNVIEFLEILEEEEQTNLQFLELDACAEGCVGGILTVRNRFLASERLKYYSEQLPEVLDEVLIKRIQEQRKAFQNNLRLPPFKATMAMGLDTDRSRALYKLQKVTDILKVLPGIDCGLCGSPTCKSLAEDIAKGQASLKQCVVLKLRNAQSSSSLSRIWGDHAKGEDVLRDGRE from the coding sequence ATGAGTGACCAGATGTTCCATCATGCAATTAGGGTCATCACCTCCTCCTGCAAGGGATGCACTCATTGCATGAAACGCTGCCCTACCCAGGCAATTCGTATAAAACATGGAAAGGCTGAAATCAATGGGGATCTCTGCATTGACTGCGGCCAATGCATGGCAGTGTGTCCAAACGATGCCATCAAGGTGGAGCAAGACCCTTTCAACCAGCTGGATGACTACCTTGTCCGTGTTGCTATCATCCCTGCCATCTTCTTCGCCCAGTTCCCAGACTCCATCACCCTCGGCGAAATTCTTGGTGCACTCTATGCAATCGGTTTTACCCATATCTATCTTGCTGAGACCGGCGTAGATATCTTGGACGTCCTGAATGCAGAGGAGAAAGCTCCTGAGTTACCCCTGATAAGCAACTTTTGCCCAGCAGTGCAACGCTTGATTCAGATCCGATTCCCCCTCTTGGTGGACAACCTGAGCAGACTTCGCCCACCTGCCCAGGTGACGGCAATCTTTGCAAGAAGTGAACTTTCATCAATATCCCCAGACCTTGGAATATTTTACTTCACCCCGTGTGCAGCAAAGATCGCCCAATTCAACACAGAAGGTTCAGAAGAGAACAGGTTATTTGATGGCATCATCAACATCGATACCGCTTACAACCTGGTAAGTACCTATCTTGCAAAACATGACCAAGTTCAGGAAGGAAGTCTAACTTTTGCCCTTTGCACCAAGCAGGCTCTACTCTGGAGCTTGGTAAAAGGCCAGATCCCCTCACACGAGGGGCGAACCCTCGCTGTCGATGAGATGCATAATGTCATTGAGTTCCTCGAAATCCTCGAAGAAGAAGAACAGACAAACCTGCAGTTCCTTGAATTGGATGCTTGCGCAGAAGGGTGTGTGGGAGGAATTCTCACCGTAAGAAACCGCTTCCTCGCCTCAGAACGGCTCAAGTACTATTCCGAGCAGCTCCCGGAGGTGCTTGACGAGGTACTTATCAAGCGTATCCAAGAACAAAGGAAAGCATTCCAAAACAACCTTCGGTTGCCCCCTTTTAAGGCAACCATGGCCATGGGTCTCGATACAGACCGCTCCAGAGCGCTCTATAAGCTCCAGAAAGTAACCGATATCCTGAAAGTGCTCCCTGGTATCGACTGCGGACTTTGCGGAAGTCCTACCTGCAAGAGTCTTGCTGAGGATATTGCAAAAGGACAAGCAAGTCTCAAACAGTGCGTAGTGCTCAAACTGAGAAATGCACAATCCTCTTCCTCTCTCTCCAGGATATGGGGAGACCACGCTAAAGGGGAAGACGTATTGAGGGACGGTCGAGAATAG
- a CDS encoding alpha-amylase family glycosyl hydrolase produces the protein MSRTSLQDLVIPYLTELYGKRGAAQYGDAFISLLEKYQGELQKRTIGKGVPLEQHTSILITYANSLIGEPGYPTLPLLQSFLHEYIGSAISTVHILPFFPSSSDDGFSVIDPTAVDPVFGTWEDIHALQNEYLLMVDFIANHLSRENRWIQGSLENDPLYKDFIIELEGDEDLSSVFRPRALPLLTKIGEKLVWTTFSSDQVDVNYHNPQVLLQMTEILLHYLDHGASVVRLDAVAFLWKELGTRCIHHPKTHAIIQFFSHIMSSLLPGSLLVTETNVPHRENISYFGNGHNEATMVYNFSLPPLVFHTFLSGDANALTSWAKTLTLPSNEVTFFNFLASHDGIGLMPVQDILSKSEIEAMAEHAKKQGGYISRRSESDGSTSPYELNINYFSALSDILEEESESLAIKRFIAASAIMIFFKGVPGIYIHSLIGSKNWSGAPSLSSQPRKINREKIEIQSLRNELSDPHSRRSVILKDMLVLLNIRKNEPALSPLADQEIIDTSNPGCFAFLRTTRNDAGNIGHLEELFVAVNISADPQRIPNLWSGATPEVVDLITNTTLTVSEHIQLMPYQVLALQRKE, from the coding sequence ATGAGTAGAACAAGTTTACAGGATTTAGTCATCCCTTATCTTACCGAGCTATACGGCAAGAGAGGTGCAGCACAATATGGTGATGCATTTATCTCATTGTTGGAAAAATATCAAGGAGAACTTCAGAAAAGGACGATTGGCAAGGGAGTTCCTCTGGAGCAGCATACATCAATACTGATTACGTATGCAAATTCTCTTATAGGAGAACCAGGATATCCTACTCTCCCTCTGTTGCAATCATTCCTGCACGAGTATATCGGTTCTGCCATTTCAACGGTCCATATCCTCCCCTTCTTCCCTTCAAGCTCCGATGATGGATTTTCTGTGATTGACCCTACTGCTGTCGATCCTGTCTTTGGAACCTGGGAGGATATCCACGCACTGCAGAATGAGTATCTTCTCATGGTTGATTTTATTGCTAACCACCTATCAAGAGAGAACAGATGGATTCAGGGCTCCTTGGAGAATGATCCTCTCTACAAGGACTTCATCATTGAGTTGGAAGGTGATGAGGATCTCAGTTCTGTCTTCAGGCCACGTGCTTTGCCCTTGCTTACCAAGATAGGAGAGAAACTGGTCTGGACCACATTCAGCAGCGATCAAGTGGATGTAAACTACCACAATCCCCAGGTACTCCTCCAGATGACTGAGATTCTGCTCCATTATCTAGATCACGGGGCATCTGTGGTCCGTCTCGATGCTGTTGCCTTCCTTTGGAAGGAGTTGGGAACTCGTTGCATACATCATCCAAAGACGCATGCCATTATACAGTTCTTTTCCCATATCATGTCATCTCTCCTTCCAGGTAGTCTTCTGGTCACTGAGACAAACGTACCCCATAGGGAGAACATTTCCTACTTTGGGAATGGCCATAACGAAGCCACGATGGTGTACAATTTTTCTTTGCCCCCACTCGTATTCCACACATTCCTTTCAGGGGATGCCAACGCTCTCACCTCTTGGGCAAAAACGCTTACACTCCCATCAAACGAGGTAACCTTTTTCAACTTTCTTGCATCCCATGATGGTATCGGGTTGATGCCAGTACAGGATATTCTTTCAAAGTCAGAGATAGAAGCAATGGCCGAGCATGCAAAGAAGCAAGGTGGATATATTTCAAGAAGAAGCGAAAGTGATGGTTCAACCAGCCCATATGAACTGAATATCAACTACTTTTCAGCACTTTCCGATATACTAGAGGAGGAGAGTGAGAGCCTTGCCATCAAACGTTTCATCGCTGCTTCTGCAATCATGATCTTCTTCAAAGGAGTACCAGGTATCTACATTCACAGTTTGATAGGTTCAAAGAATTGGTCAGGGGCTCCTTCCCTCTCTTCACAACCCAGAAAGATCAATCGTGAAAAAATTGAAATACAATCTCTGAGGAACGAACTCTCAGATCCTCATAGCAGGCGCTCTGTCATTTTAAAAGATATGCTTGTACTCTTGAATATCAGAAAGAATGAGCCCGCATTATCTCCTCTTGCTGACCAAGAGATCATAGATACTAGCAATCCTGGTTGTTTTGCATTCCTTCGCACTACCAGGAATGACGCTGGGAACATTGGGCACTTGGAAGAACTTTTTGTTGCAGTCAACATTAGTGCAGATCCACAACGCATCCCAAATCTGTGGAGCGGGGCTACACCTGAGGTTGTGGATCTCATAACCAACACAACACTCACTGTATCAGAGCACATCCAGCTTATGCCGTATCAGGTTTTGGCACTACAGAGAAAGGAATGA
- the nfo gene encoding deoxyribonuclease IV, whose translation MHTIGPHTSIAGGVHNAVIQASNLEANAFGMFTKNQRQWKSKELETETIELFKSTMAELGFTAQQVLVHDSYLINLGNPDPEKRKKSLDAFIDELRRVEQLGLSLLNFHPGSHLGLVDTKASLSLVAQGIDIALSETEHAIAVIENTAGQGTNLGSSFEELAFLYEQCSKRDRIGFCIDTCHAHAAGYSMESPEEFDFVMDQFDSLIGLTHLKGMHLNDAKSSAGSHLDRHASLGMGTIGWATFEYIASDARFENMPLILETVDSTLWREEVAHLRFGGRQ comes from the coding sequence ATGCACACCATAGGACCACATACCAGTATTGCCGGCGGCGTACATAACGCAGTCATCCAAGCTTCCAATCTTGAAGCCAACGCCTTCGGGATGTTTACCAAGAACCAACGGCAATGGAAATCCAAAGAGTTGGAGACGGAAACCATAGAACTGTTCAAGTCTACCATGGCGGAGTTAGGTTTCACAGCGCAACAGGTGCTGGTACACGATAGTTATCTTATCAACCTAGGCAATCCTGACCCTGAAAAACGAAAGAAAAGCCTGGATGCCTTCATCGATGAACTTCGGCGGGTTGAGCAATTGGGATTGAGCCTTCTTAACTTCCACCCTGGATCCCACTTGGGACTCGTTGATACCAAGGCGAGCCTTTCGCTGGTTGCCCAAGGTATCGATATTGCCCTCAGTGAAACCGAACATGCCATAGCAGTCATAGAGAATACTGCAGGACAGGGCACAAACTTGGGCTCGTCCTTTGAGGAGCTTGCCTTCCTCTATGAGCAATGCTCAAAAAGGGATCGTATAGGCTTCTGCATCGACACCTGCCATGCCCATGCTGCAGGATACTCCATGGAAAGTCCCGAGGAATTCGATTTTGTAATGGACCAGTTCGATTCCCTTATTGGTCTCACCCACCTCAAGGGGATGCATCTAAACGATGCAAAGAGCAGTGCCGGCAGTCATCTTGACCGACATGCAAGCCTTGGTATGGGAACCATTGGATGGGCCACCTTTGAGTACATTGCAAGTGATGCACGATTTGAAAACATGCCTCTCATCCTTGAAACGGTGGACAGTACGCTCTGGAGGGAGGAGGTAGCCCATCTTCGCTTCGGAGGAAGACAATGA
- the pepT gene encoding peptidase T has product MPNTFADAIQNRFLRYAVIDTMSDDKKVGEKHPSTDGQWDLLRLLEQELRDLGIEDIQVDEHGVVIGRLPSNIDHDVPTVAFMAHVDTADDVPGNGVKPRVIASYDGNDIPLNEEHTLKVEDNPELLRYKGETVIVTDGNTLLGSDDKAGVAEIMSAAEYLLSHPEIKHGVVEFIFTSDEETGAGMDTFPYDKISCDYCYTIDGGKRYEIESECFNAATVRVHFSGVSYHFGAARGRLVNALTMAAFFVNALPQAESPEATDERYGYYCAQSMSGTNTEVDLTLYLRDFDLEILDRRIEAIKQLAAATEALYPNGTVTVDAKHIYYNMALVAKNKPFAMNNLLKAGDELGFKLEQALIRGGTDGARMANERNIPCPNIFTGGHNLHSQFEWAALPAMEDAARLILKIIEIGAAT; this is encoded by the coding sequence ATGCCCAATACATTTGCAGACGCTATACAGAACAGATTTTTACGATATGCAGTCATAGATACCATGAGTGATGACAAGAAGGTAGGAGAAAAACACCCCTCCACCGATGGACAATGGGACCTGCTCAGGTTGCTGGAACAGGAGTTGCGTGACCTAGGGATCGAAGACATTCAGGTTGACGAACATGGAGTGGTCATCGGAAGGCTTCCCTCCAACATCGACCATGATGTACCGACCGTGGCCTTCATGGCCCATGTCGATACAGCCGATGATGTACCGGGCAATGGTGTAAAACCTCGGGTCATCGCCTCCTATGATGGGAATGATATCCCCCTGAACGAGGAACATACCCTCAAGGTTGAAGACAACCCTGAACTGTTGCGCTATAAGGGAGAGACCGTCATTGTGACCGATGGCAATACACTCCTGGGTAGTGACGACAAGGCCGGCGTTGCTGAGATCATGAGTGCTGCAGAATATCTGCTCTCCCATCCTGAGATCAAGCATGGGGTGGTGGAGTTTATTTTCACCAGTGATGAAGAGACCGGTGCTGGGATGGATACATTCCCCTACGATAAGATCAGCTGTGACTACTGCTACACCATTGATGGTGGAAAACGGTATGAGATCGAGAGTGAGTGTTTCAATGCTGCAACAGTGCGTGTTCATTTCAGCGGGGTGAGCTACCACTTTGGGGCTGCCAGGGGACGACTTGTCAACGCACTGACCATGGCTGCCTTCTTTGTCAATGCTTTACCTCAGGCAGAGAGTCCGGAGGCCACCGATGAACGGTATGGGTACTATTGTGCACAGAGCATGAGTGGTACGAATACCGAGGTTGACCTCACCTTGTACCTTCGGGATTTTGATCTGGAGATACTCGACCGAAGAATTGAGGCAATCAAGCAGTTGGCGGCTGCTACAGAGGCGCTCTATCCAAATGGAACAGTCACTGTTGATGCAAAACACATCTACTACAACATGGCTTTAGTTGCGAAGAACAAACCTTTTGCCATGAATAATCTTCTAAAAGCCGGAGATGAGCTGGGGTTCAAACTTGAACAAGCCCTTATCAGGGGAGGTACCGATGGTGCACGTATGGCAAATGAGAGAAATATACCCTGTCCCAATATCTTTACCGGCGGACATAATCTTCACTCCCAGTTTGAGTGGGCTGCCCTTCCTGCGATGGAGGATGCTGCTCGCCTGATCCTGAAAATCATAGAGATTGGTGCTGCAACATGA
- a CDS encoding DRTGG domain-containing protein produces MKLKDIIACVDGQLICGESHLEDEIARGFASDLMSDVLTILEDDILLITGLSNNQAIRTAEMSDIKNILLVRNKKPSQNMIDMAQELNISLSYTSYSLFKASALLFQEGLKPVY; encoded by the coding sequence ATGAAACTCAAAGATATTATTGCATGTGTAGATGGACAGCTAATTTGTGGCGAGTCCCATCTTGAAGATGAGATTGCGCGAGGATTTGCCAGTGACCTGATGAGTGATGTATTGACCATTCTTGAGGACGACATTCTCCTGATCACAGGACTCTCAAACAATCAGGCAATTAGGACAGCCGAGATGAGTGACATCAAGAACATTCTCTTGGTAAGGAACAAGAAACCAAGCCAAAACATGATTGATATGGCACAGGAGTTGAACATCTCTCTCTCATATACCTCCTACTCACTGTTCAAGGCCAGTGCCCTGCTCTTCCAAGAAGGATTGAAACCGGTATATTGA
- a CDS encoding insulinase family protein, giving the protein MIQRQWALGDELAGFQLVEITQLDEYEGTGYLFRHIETSMEVFQLINSDRECFFSYVFRTLPNNDCGIAHILEHSVLAGSQRYPVRDPFMTLLKGSTNTFMNAMTYPDKTLYPGASPLKKDFENLFHVYTDAVFAPLLREETFWQEGVRLVCDEESCHFEGVVYNEMLGDSADHDSIVGKGSIRSLFPDTPYSFESGGNPEQIVRLDYQQFRSFYSQFYHPSNCKLFMYGDLEVGEYLSFLDEEYLKTRGSLKVNSICPTSEPWKKERSVTLTSPMEEGQTKESASVVLSWVTTDVTDPLQVITLSTLVDLLLGNQAAPLYKALLDSGLGIDISPESGMSADFRQMPFLVGFKGINPDLAEEAKACILKALQTIVKEGLEPEMVASSLKRIRFRQLEIPGGVPNGLRALNRSLRGWLYDRSPCATIESGKPLEALEEELHKDPRYFEKWIKRHLLDNPYRCLVTVKPDGEHQKRQTDAIARYATQITESLDKKEIKLLQEQNQRFLQFELEGDTPEALATIPRLHLEDLPSTIRPNTHQEVQCAGQPLFIRPQFCNQIVYADFAFNVEDLSERELILLPLYTRILQTTGLGKLSYAQVATRLKHLTGDFNVYGELGSACNNNDVLTLLCRVKTLKEDFAPAMEFIQQLLSGANVGDLKQLKLVLNNFRTDFADSVTYSAHSFASLCAASVFSPIQWEGEQLSGLHQWFFLESIEEKDLPSLAQELEQLQKKLSNRRRLLLHLSCDEELVQELIPVYEGFTEAFTDMGEIQPVSRSYKEVSKGSIHEVQLYRLPATVSYAAWAMRTEKRGTVLQAAQILLANILTGNDLWEVVRGQGGAYGVAANADVMEEICVFSTYRDPRIAGSYRDFIQILNRYAQIDIDSGHIENALIATIGSELRPLSPSQDSILAFRRLLYHISDDFRAMRRQHLLQLDSKQLNEGAKALLRAAKEEDSYVVLSGAQLLETEKEKHPILDRPSIRLPL; this is encoded by the coding sequence ATGATACAACGGCAATGGGCCTTAGGGGATGAGCTCGCGGGCTTCCAGCTGGTGGAGATTACCCAGCTTGATGAGTATGAGGGAACCGGATACCTGTTCCGGCATATCGAGACTAGTATGGAGGTCTTTCAGCTTATCAATTCAGATAGGGAGTGTTTTTTCAGCTATGTCTTCCGGACGCTTCCCAACAATGATTGCGGTATCGCCCATATCCTGGAACACAGTGTGTTGGCAGGAAGCCAACGCTATCCGGTAAGAGATCCATTCATGACCCTGCTCAAGGGCAGCACCAATACCTTTATGAACGCCATGACCTACCCGGATAAGACTCTGTATCCTGGTGCAAGTCCATTGAAGAAAGATTTTGAGAATCTTTTCCATGTATATACTGATGCTGTATTCGCTCCCCTTCTTCGTGAGGAGACATTCTGGCAGGAGGGCGTACGCCTTGTTTGTGACGAGGAGAGTTGCCATTTCGAGGGAGTTGTCTACAACGAGATGCTGGGAGACAGCGCCGACCATGATTCAATCGTCGGAAAGGGCAGTATACGCTCTCTCTTTCCCGATACCCCATACTCCTTTGAGTCTGGAGGAAATCCAGAGCAGATTGTCCGTCTGGATTACCAGCAGTTCAGATCATTCTATAGCCAGTTCTATCATCCTTCAAACTGTAAGCTCTTCATGTACGGTGATCTTGAGGTAGGGGAGTATCTCTCATTTCTTGATGAGGAGTACCTAAAGACACGTGGATCACTCAAGGTAAACAGCATCTGCCCAACATCTGAACCCTGGAAAAAGGAGAGGAGTGTTACCCTTACCAGCCCAATGGAAGAAGGGCAGACAAAGGAAAGTGCCTCGGTTGTGTTATCCTGGGTGACCACTGATGTAACCGATCCTTTGCAAGTCATTACCCTTTCCACGCTTGTAGACCTCTTGCTTGGGAACCAAGCGGCACCCTTGTACAAAGCTCTTCTTGATAGTGGGTTGGGCATTGACATCTCCCCTGAGAGCGGGATGAGTGCCGATTTCAGGCAGATGCCGTTTCTGGTTGGCTTTAAGGGCATAAACCCGGATTTGGCGGAGGAAGCAAAGGCTTGCATCCTGAAGGCCTTGCAGACCATTGTGAAAGAGGGTCTGGAACCTGAAATGGTTGCCTCATCTCTGAAAAGGATTCGCTTCAGACAATTGGAAATACCTGGGGGTGTTCCCAATGGGCTCAGGGCTCTTAATAGAAGTCTCCGAGGGTGGCTCTATGATCGCTCTCCCTGTGCGACGATAGAATCGGGGAAACCTCTTGAGGCACTAGAAGAGGAGCTGCACAAGGATCCCCGTTACTTTGAGAAATGGATCAAGCGCCATCTTCTGGATAATCCATACCGTTGCCTGGTTACCGTGAAACCCGATGGAGAACATCAGAAAAGACAAACGGATGCTATTGCACGATATGCGACACAGATCACGGAGTCCCTGGATAAGAAAGAGATCAAGCTTCTGCAAGAACAGAATCAGCGTTTCCTGCAGTTTGAGTTGGAAGGAGATACCCCGGAGGCATTGGCTACCATCCCACGCCTTCATCTGGAAGACCTTCCCAGTACCATCCGTCCCAATACTCACCAAGAGGTGCAGTGTGCAGGACAGCCACTCTTCATACGACCACAGTTCTGCAACCAGATAGTCTATGCAGATTTTGCCTTTAATGTGGAAGACCTCAGCGAGCGTGAGCTGATTCTGTTGCCGTTGTACACCCGGATACTCCAGACCACTGGACTCGGGAAACTTTCCTATGCACAGGTAGCGACCAGGCTGAAACACCTCACAGGTGATTTTAATGTGTATGGTGAACTGGGTAGTGCCTGCAACAACAATGATGTGTTGACGTTGCTTTGCAGGGTCAAGACGCTGAAAGAAGATTTTGCACCTGCCATGGAGTTCATTCAGCAGCTGCTCTCTGGTGCGAATGTGGGGGATTTGAAACAACTGAAGCTGGTGCTGAATAATTTCAGGACTGATTTTGCTGATAGTGTGACCTATAGCGCCCACAGTTTTGCAAGTCTTTGCGCTGCAAGTGTATTCTCTCCCATCCAGTGGGAAGGGGAGCAACTCTCGGGTCTCCACCAGTGGTTCTTCCTGGAGTCGATTGAAGAAAAAGACCTTCCCTCCCTTGCCCAGGAACTGGAACAGTTGCAGAAAAAACTCTCCAACCGCAGGAGATTATTGCTGCATCTCAGCTGTGATGAAGAGTTGGTCCAGGAGCTCATTCCTGTATATGAAGGATTCACTGAAGCCTTTACTGATATGGGAGAGATACAACCAGTATCACGCTCCTACAAGGAAGTAAGCAAGGGATCCATCCATGAGGTCCAACTCTACCGGCTTCCTGCAACCGTTAGTTATGCGGCATGGGCTATGCGAACTGAGAAGCGGGGTACCGTCTTGCAGGCTGCACAGATTCTCCTTGCAAATATCTTGACGGGCAATGATCTGTGGGAAGTCGTTCGGGGTCAGGGCGGTGCCTATGGTGTTGCTGCAAATGCTGATGTCATGGAAGAGATTTGTGTATTTTCTACCTATAGGGATCCCCGAATTGCCGGCAGCTATCGTGATTTTATCCAGATTCTCAACAGATATGCCCAAATTGATATTGATTCCGGACATATTGAGAATGCCCTGATTGCAACCATTGGTAGTGAACTGAGACCCCTGTCTCCCAGCCAGGATTCAATCCTCGCTTTCAGACGGTTGCTCTATCATATCAGTGATGATTTCAGGGCCATGAGGCGTCAGCATCTCTTGCAGTTGGACAGCAAGCAACTTAACGAAGGAGCGAAAGCCTTGCTCCGTGCTGCAAAGGAAGAGGACTCCTATGTAGTACTCAGTGGGGCGCAATTGCTGGAGACAGAGAAAGAGAAACACCCTATTCTCGACCGTCCCTCAATACGTCTTCCCCTTTAG
- a CDS encoding ATP-binding protein, with amino-acid sequence MHQEYTVPAQDFSVAGVASSNFKRLLKQLNLPPKVIKRIVVAVFEAEVNVIAHSYGGKIVCELGEDTITVEVIDTGPGIPNLDLAMKEGWSTATEEILELGYGAGMGLPNIKKSCDRLSIKTKAGEHTHITMGFDLKEEP; translated from the coding sequence ATGCATCAAGAGTATACCGTACCAGCCCAGGATTTCTCAGTAGCCGGAGTTGCATCAAGCAATTTCAAGCGGTTGCTTAAGCAGTTAAACCTCCCTCCGAAGGTAATCAAGCGTATTGTTGTTGCTGTCTTCGAGGCTGAGGTCAATGTCATTGCCCACTCCTATGGGGGCAAGATTGTCTGTGAGCTGGGTGAGGATACGATTACCGTAGAAGTCATTGATACTGGTCCAGGTATTCCCAATCTTGACCTTGCCATGAAGGAGGGATGGTCTACGGCCACCGAAGAGATCTTGGAACTGGGATATGGGGCTGGCATGGGACTACCGAATATCAAGAAGAGCTGTGACCGGCTCTCCATCAAGACAAAAGCAGGAGAGCATACCCACATAACCATGGGATTCGACTTGAAGGAGGAGCCATGA
- a CDS encoding glycerophosphodiester phosphodiesterase family protein, protein MKQVFARPLLFGHRGSSVDHIENTLPSFADCLEHHIDGIELDVQRCKSGELVVIHDYDLKRVAGHPGKVAELTYQELKEIDIGNGEQVPLLTDVFALGGTNLYYDIEIKAPGTKNLGVEQLLLEQIRQSGLESRCLVSSFNPISLLRFKRKSKGSIPTGLIYGDESGVPRILRHGFGRHITHPSYLKPSKEQVMEAKSFTYQLCAWTVDDREEAKSLLAQGVMGIISNNPKALKGLFTV, encoded by the coding sequence ATGAAACAGGTATTTGCTAGGCCTCTTCTGTTTGGACACAGAGGGTCTTCAGTTGACCACATTGAAAATACACTTCCCAGCTTTGCTGACTGCCTGGAGCATCATATTGATGGAATAGAACTGGATGTACAACGTTGTAAAAGCGGCGAGTTGGTCGTGATCCACGACTATGACCTGAAGCGGGTGGCAGGCCACCCAGGCAAGGTGGCAGAACTCACATACCAAGAGTTGAAAGAGATTGACATTGGTAATGGAGAACAGGTCCCCCTGCTCACTGATGTTTTTGCCTTGGGAGGTACTAACCTCTACTATGATATTGAGATCAAGGCACCCGGTACAAAGAACCTTGGAGTGGAGCAGCTTCTTCTTGAGCAGATTCGCCAATCCGGACTGGAATCCCGATGTTTGGTCAGTTCATTCAATCCGATCAGCCTACTCAGATTCAAACGAAAGAGCAAAGGGTCTATCCCGACCGGCCTTATCTATGGTGATGAATCTGGGGTCCCTAGAATACTCCGTCATGGTTTTGGAAGGCATATAACCCACCCCTCCTATCTGAAACCATCAAAAGAGCAGGTTATGGAGGCTAAATCCTTCACCTACCAGCTCTGCGCTTGGACCGTCGATGATAGAGAGGAGGCCAAATCTCTTCTTGCTCAAGGGGTAATGGGAATCATCAGCAACAACCCAAAAGCACTGAAGGGCTTGTTCACCGTTTGA